TTTCgccaaaaaaatacaaataggaaGTCAGAGGATTTTTTACTTACTTGTCAAGTCATTGGTGGTCATTAAAGTTGTTATTATTCTTGCTgtaaaagaaaattcatagcaaTAAATAACTTGGTTCCCACACATTTTGATATTTCTATTTAGCTCACGCCTTTCCATTTTACTATAATGATATATACTAACATCTTGAATGGCATTGATGGGCCCCTTATTAATACTGTATTGTATAACCATCTAATGATAAGCCATGCACCCTGACCCAGTCATGTAGAAGCTGCTCACAAAAGCAGAagtgatttgtaacagtagctcAGCACTCCCAGGGAGGGTTCCAATCTCTCCATATGCCCAccctaagaaaagaaaaaaaaacaaaacaaaaacaaaaaccttaaaatgcctcatttgcatattGAGCTTCCGGCATGTTAGCTGAAGAAATGATTCCActgatttaaaaatgtgtgtatgtgtgtgtgtacgcatgaggctggagggatggctcagcagttaaaagcactgactgcttttccagaggacctgggttcaattccagcacccatgtgggggTATATAACCCTAGTCTCAGAGGCTCTGACCCCCTCTTCCAGCCTGTGAGGGTACCAGCTATGCATttggtgcatatacataaatttaggcaaaacaccaatatacattaaaatttttaaatgttttaaaaaccatatgttttgagacatggcctcGATGTACCActgtctggctttgaactcccagagacccagctgcctctgcttcctgagtactgtgACTAAGGTACCATGCTTGGCAAAAATTCTTTTAAGCATTTAATAAAACTCCACCTCATTTTTCATAGGTGAGAAAACTAAGGCTTGGAGAAAACAAGCTCTTCCTGCCTATCCAgtgttttgtggggtttgttgttgtgtAGTTCCTTTCTCCATTAACAGCCCTCTTTAGTGAACAGGACCCTGGGGTAACAGGGTAACACCCCCTTGTACACAAAAGTACCCTTAGCAGGTTCTGTTGAATAGATAATTACAAAAATTAGTATGAAAAAGACCTCAGACAATCAGTTAATACCAGGAAGATCCTGATATTGATGAAACCCAGTCCCTAGAAAGTGGTTATCTTACTTGCACAGGTGTAGGCAGAAAGGCCCCAGGTCAGTGCGCTCACAGCTCCCGAATCTTGTGCCTTCCACAAATACTGGAGCTGGGCAAACTTACTGGCTGCACTAATGACTGTACATAAGTTCTATTGGGATAAAATAAGAGAGTCAGGAACCTAAAAAGATAAATGACTACATACAgtgctttgcttattttttatttatttaaaaaaaattttttttaatgttttattctcTGGAGAGGAGACACAACTCATGGGAACCATTTTCCTCCCACCACGtgatcctggggattgaactcaggttgtaaggcttggcagcaagcacctttaaccacGGAGTCATCAGCCCAGATACAGTGCTTTCTAAGCCAGATTTTCAAGTCTTGCCATCCCCAACTTGCTAAGATTTGAAACCTCAATTTGGTGAAGAatggctctcagctgcctctGTGGTAGGGGTGAATTGGCCAGAGATAGTGGAAGAATCCCAGATCTGGCTGCAGACTCGCCTGTCCCCTACTCTCCCATCCTGGGATGGCATTTAACTGACCAACTTCCAAACTAACGCCAAAAGCCTTGTGTCTTATTTCCCATCCTGAGTGCCTGTCTCCTGTGACCTCTCAGAAAAGAAAGCCTTGCAAATCGACTATCAACCCATCAGCCCCCATCTCCACAGCAGCTTTTAGGGCCAGACAGGCCAGAGGGAGGCCACTGTAGTCACCCAGGCTGAGCAGGGTGGCATGAGCAACATTCAAGAATTTAGGGGAATGAGGAGGCAGAACATAGAAGAACCACAGAAAGTGATGTGTTTGGAAACCAGGCAAGAGAACCAAGTGAGTAGTAGAGATCCTGATCTATAGGTTTGAGGATGGCGCATGCAAAATGGGGTGGGACTGGCTTTCCAGGGCCCTTGTCAGGCTCTGGAGGACAGtgcctgctctgcttcctgttgaGACAGTAGCACCTGTGTGGCTGGCCTCCATAGGTCCTTGAGGGTGGAGATGGAGCTATACAGGGAAGAACCATGGAGCAAGGAGTGCCAGAGTGTTTGGGGGCAGAGGAGAGGGCAGTGCCATTGCCAGACTGGAACAGACAAAAGTGACAGTGGGAGCAGTGGCTTGAAGAAAGGCTGACTCCAACCAGGGAAGCCTGTGGGGAAAACAACTCTTGAGAAATTGGGGTGCTGAATAAAGCAAAAGAAGAGGGCCAGGCTACATCAGTGTGGTAGGTAGGAGCCAAAGAGACACAAAGCAGGTTACAATGTGGCCATTTCTGAATGGACAAGCTGCTCTTGAGTGTTTACTTGTCATGACACAGCCAACTTTGAGATCAAGGGGTAATGTGGGACTGGGCCATAAGAGGATCCTGGTAGTGCCAACACAGGCTCAAGGACTACTGCAAATGACCGTGTGCATCCCCGTATCAGCATCATTCGTGAATTGCATCATTAGAAAGGTTGTACCGTAAGCACCCCATTTACTTACTTGCCAAGGTCACCTGATAATGGCATTAATGAAACCAGGCTGGTTGGAGGGGCCACAGCAAAACTTGAGGGAAATTGTGACCATTTTATTGAGAgcaatcagactttttatacctttATCAGAAACAATATATTGTAATTGCCAGAATCAGTAGTTGTAGTTGCCAGGATATAATGACATTTGCAAACTATATAGGAAAAACAAGATTGATGAGATTAATGTTCAAGACCAATTGTCCTCTCAAGTTTCCATGCTTCCTTGACGACTAAGGGAACATACAGAGAATCAAATCCGCTTGAATGTTTTGCTGCCTGAGGGAGTGCATTGGTCTCAGGAACTAGAATGCATATTGTGCCCCTGAAGCCATGGACTTTAACCTGAAAACCCTATGCTGCAtgcctctgaaggctgctaggccAAGCCAACTCCGTGGTTCCCTAcagagaaccactgctctgaagAGATGTGGGGCAGAGAGAAGATATCTGCTTTTTCAGTCTGTTGGTGGCACCACTCACCATGGCCAAGTCGATGATCCATTTCTGCAGGCTGAGGATGAACCAAGAGGACACAAATCTGGTCAGATGCTAAGGGACCCAGCAGTGAGTCACTGGTAGGCTCGCCCACCCCTCCCATCTTGTCCTGCACAGACCAAGCCAGAGCACAGAGGATGACACAGAAGGCAAGgcagaattggggggggggggctgttctGCTTGACAATGTGTAGTTTGGGAAAGATGCAAGGTGTTGCACATGAACATCTGCTCTGAgttaaaagaatggaagaaaattatggaagaaaacgcACAGACCTGTGCTCACACACTGTAATCTGGGACTGGGAATATTCGCAGGGCTATAACTTTCAgctggtttttctttccttttaataaatcatttttgttttatgcaaGTGgcgttttgcctacatgtgtgtctgtgtgagagttagctcccctggaagtggagttacaaacagttgtgagctgccatgtgagtgctggaaagtGAACCTGGgtcatttggaagagcagctagtgctcttaactacagagccatctctccagccgtccCTGGCTGCTGGTATTCTGACCATGGGAAGACATCTCTAAGGCATTGTCAAGAGTAAGCACTTAGAAAAAAGGTCCAGCCTTGCAAAGGAGAGGTGTTCTGCAAAACAGGAGTGCTGTATGTGAGCTTTTTTCTGAATCCTCACCCCTTTCCCACTAACTCTGTTGTAAAAGCACACTAGTTAGGGTGCGTAGTGGTAGATAAGGAGGAACCACTTCCCATCTGGCCTGTGCAGGAAGCTCAGTGACTTCATGAAACAAAGGGACCCAACCAGAGCAAAAGGATGAAGCTATGAGGGTTTCGGGCCCATGGTCTGAGTAGCAGTGACTGGGAAGAACAAGTCACTCCCCACTACTTTGCCTTGGGTTTCCTTCCTTGCCTCGTCCACCTCTCACATGCTGTCAGCATACAGAAGAAAGGCAAAGGTGGCTGAAAACAATGGTCACATTAAGTAGGTGAAGAGATTATACTAAAGACAGCAATGGCCAGCATCCAGCTGTGCTCAATTTACTAAAGCATAATCTAAGCAAAGTGCAGTGGTgtaagcctgtaatcctagcatttaggaaagatgtggagttcaaggtcatcctcagctacagggGGAGATGAAGGCAACACTCCCTTGGAAATGACCTCAGAACAGAAGTGGACCACAGCTATGCTCTCCCTCTTTGTATGGAGGGAGGGGAATCTTAGCCAGGGGTCTAATAGAATCTTGACAGCTTCTGGTCAAGACTTGCCTAATCCCTTGGCCTTGTCACTGTTAACGGGTGTGCGGCCGTATCATGGAGGCAGCAGGATTAACTGACTGCCACTATCATGCAAACACTTTCTTggcctttttttaaaagagtatggAATTCAAGAAAAAATGAACTAAATCTGACATGAAATCTCACCTTTTACATAGAAGATTCCACTGAGTGGCACAGTCCGATGGCTGGCCATTCTGTACTGTAAGCCTCCAAACCAACACAGCCACCCACCCACATGACAAGGCTCAGCCTCTAAATTACAGTTTTGCATAGGTGTGTGATTAGTGAAACCCATCTGGCCAGTGCTTACCCACTGAGAGGCACCTGCCAGGTGCGTCCTGCATGGGACTTGGTGCCAGGCACACATGGTATTAATCCCCTGGGGACATGCTCTCAGAAGGAAGTAGTCCCAAGATAAGCACAGATGGAGCGTGTTACTCTTAGCAGGGTAACTGCACATTTCTCATGTTCAACAGGGACACAGCAAATCTATACCTCACTGGGTCTTGGAGGGCAGTGGAGCATCCTGTTATGGGGATACCTCTGGCAGCAACTGTACTAGCCTAAGGTATATTTCAAGACTAGAATTTGTTATTCTTTCTCCATGCTGAGAACAGAATCCAGAACCTCTTGTATGCCACAACTGAGCCTCCTTCCTTAGCCCCTCCATCTCTATCTCCAGCTCATATGCAGAAAGGATACACGGCCATGTAGGGTAAGGCTTGCTTCACGTTCCCATTGAAATGAAAGATGAAGAGCAGGAGGACAATGTCTGAAACAAGAGGCTCTGTGAGATGGGCAGGGCAGCAGGTGGGAAGACTGGGGTCTAGAAGGCTGGGGACCAGTTACCTTGTACGATGAGAATGGGGTATTCCAGGTAGGTGAGCAGTGGGTTCCCATAGTAATGCTGATAACGAAGGAAGACCAGGAACCTGCAGACAGATGCATATATTCACAGCCCACCCTGTGCCTGACCTCAGACTCCAGACACTGGCACATTTACCCAATACTAGCCTATGTGGTCTTCATCATATTTGTGATTGACCTAAGGATAGACCTTCAGGAATATTGCCAGAGCCCCATATGTTGTATCCAATAGTCCTTGAGGGTCAACCTTCAGGGTTACCTACATTGCCTTCCACATCATAGCCATCACTTGAGGAAACTAAGGTCCAAAAGACAAGGCCATATGAGGACACAAGGGTAAGAGTCTCACCATGAGATGTTGCTCTAGTTCTGGTTGTTATGCTTTTAAGGTGACCCCTGTGCCCTGGGGATGGTTAGTAAGTACTTCTCTCTTTTTAAGGTTTCTCTAAAGCAATCGTCAGCCAGGCATGGAGTCTCTGGTGTCATTAAAGTAGGCTCTGGCCAAGATCCAATTCCCTCAAGTCATGATTTTAGAGTTTGAGCTCTCAGATTGAAATCAAAGGAGGGCCTGTGCCCCCAAGGCATCACCCCTGGTGTACTCGAGCTGGTTTGACAGTGGTGTCCTTTAGTGTCTTCCTGATGCTTCAGAGACCATCTGTCTGGTGAGGGGCAGGCAAATAGGCAAGCAAGGCCCAGAAGAGAAGCAGAATTGTAGTGTCCACCCTAgtcagggagggagaaggagggggaagggggctaaagaagggagggaggagtcaGAATGTAGACCAACAGGATCCAGCTAGATTGCCCCTCCTATTCCTATTGTTTCTGCCTCTGGATTAAAACAACTTTACCAATAAAGCTGCTTGAGGATTAAAGAAGGAATGCCTGTAGGGCCCCAGAAGGACCTTCAGAAAGTTCTCAGGAACTAGGAGCCATTGTAGTTAACTGCTGGCGGAAGTAGGGATAAATAACTAGTAGATTTCAATGGTGGAGCATATTCGAGCCTTCTGGCCAAAGAACTGGTCTTAACCCTGCTAAGCCTGCCTACTGCCtcgaaggaagaaagggaggctaTTGGGAGTTCCAGAAAGGGCCTGCTATCTACACCACGATAGACTGCAAGACCCTTCCAGATCCCGGGGAACTTTCCATGGCCAGAGCTGTTTTCTACTGGGGTCAGCTGTTGGATTTGAGACCATCTCTGGTTGAGTTTACGAATTTAAAGCCAGGCAGCAAAGGGGTAGCTACAAGCAGAATAGGAGACGTTGGGTTGGCACTCGGTAGGCATCCCTGAGCTTTCTATTCAGTCCTGCACCCCGAAGCCTCAGCTTCAGATGCCCATGAAGAACTTAGCAAACCAGAGGTCAAATAGCTCTCCTGACTTCACACCCGCATTCTCTGCCACAACCAGGCTGTCACTTTTGCATCCTCCAGTCTGTCTTGACAgtcttttcccttctctgaaaTGCACATACTCTGCAGCCTACGGGCCAGAGACCCTTCAGAGCCCCGCTTACCATCAAGTGTCCCTGGAAAGGTACACCTAGAAGCACCGCACCCCCTCCCCAACTCTATAGATGGGCGCGCCCCACCGATTGGACACAGGACCAGTGGGTGACCGTGTGCGGCTGGTGTCAAATCGAGAGGGCTCAGCCTGGTGCAAGAGCACAGGACTTAGGGACGTGTTCTCCGTTTGTTTTTCCCAACCAAAGTTTTTGACCCTTACTCTACTACATAGCCAAGGCTACTGAGAACTTGGCTCCTGCAGAAGTAACAGCACATTCCTACCTGTTGTACCCCAGCCCAATTTTCAAACGTGGACTCAagttccccctctttctccccacaTGGAATCATCAAATCTTGTAACTCAACTAGCCTAACACCTGGTTTACAGGCCTGAGACACAAGGCAAGAAAAAATGTAGTTGGTGCTGGGTGAGGTTAGGGATGGTAAGAAACTTAAGGTGCAAATGCTTTTGCCCGCGGCcagaaggttgtgtgtgtgtgtgtgtgcgcgtgcgtgcgtgcgtgcgtgcgtgtgtgtgtgtgtgtgtgtgtgtgagtgacttCGCTGAATCTATAAAATGGGCATGCTCAGGCAAATCGTGGAATttgggaagaagcagaggaggtggGTGGGAGCGCCCGGGTAAGCACCTCCTAGCCCCGAGCCCCCCCGAGTTAACCCTTGGTTTCCTGGACTCCCAGTTGCTCGCAAGCCTCCCGGGACCTTACCCCGCCAGCTCCAAAAGTAAACTAGGGAGGCTGATGCCCCGCGCGCTACGCGCCGCCAACTGCGCGTAGATCTGCGGCAGCTTGAGTGCGGCGCACACGCCCAGCGTGCTCCAGTTGCAGAACCATAGCAGCCCGGCCTCCATTCTACAATCTCGGGCGTGCCGGGCCAGGGGGTTTCGGGATCTTATAGGTGAGAACCGTAGGCTCAAAGTCCAGAGTCCTTCCGCTTTCCCGCCGGCCGGGTCCCGCCCTGACCACGCCCCGAGCTGCTGTGCAGCGAGTGCGCTCCGCCCCGAGTCTGCTCCACTCTAGATGCTTCCTACCCCTTTAGTCTGTTCCGCTCCCGTGCGCCCCGCCCCGAGTCTGGTCGGCTCCGAGCGCACTCCACCCCAGTCTGCTCCGCTCCTAGCACACCCAGCCCGGAGTCGGCTTGGCTCGGGATGCTCCCTGCCCGGTGTCTGCTATGCTCTGGGTGCGCACTGCCCGGGGTCTGCTCCGCTCCCGGTTCTTCCAGACACCAGGGCGGTGGTTCTGCCCTGCCCTGTCAAGCACTGCCAACTGCTGATTCACTTTCCGGGTTCCACCCAAGGGTGCCCCTCCTTGCAGACTGGAAACGCCCGAACAGACTAGCCTCCTAGTCTGGAGGGGGGTTGGGTGGGCCCAGggcctacccccacccccaggacatTCTGTTGAGATTTTCCACTCTTTACAAgttatcttttttctttagaaattaaaacttttaaagccCTTAGTCCAACCTCGTCAGCATCCTTCC
Above is a genomic segment from Mus pahari chromosome 7, PAHARI_EIJ_v1.1, whole genome shotgun sequence containing:
- the Slc66a3 gene encoding PQ-loop repeat-containing protein 3 isoform X3, whose product is MEAGLLWFCNWSTLGVCAALKLPQIYAQLAARSARGISLPSLLLELAGFLVFLRYQHYYGNPLLTYLEYPILIVQDIVLLLFIFHFNGNVKQALPYMAVFVSSWFILSLQKWIIDLAMQE
- the Slc66a3 gene encoding PQ-loop repeat-containing protein 3 isoform X1, which gives rise to MEAGLLWFCNWSTLGVCAALKLPQIYAQLAARSARGISLPSLLLELAGFLVFLRYQHYYGNPLLTYLEYPILIVQDIVLLLFIFHFNGNVKQALPYMAVFVSSWFILSLQKWIIDLAMNLCTVISAASKFAQLQYLWKAQDSGAVSALTWGLSAYTCATRIITTLMTTNDLTILIRFAVMLALNIWVTATVLHYRKSVTKAE
- the Slc66a3 gene encoding PQ-loop repeat-containing protein 3 isoform X2, giving the protein MEAGLLWFCNWSTLGVCAALKLPQIYAQLAARSARGISLPSLLLELAGFLVFLRYQHYYGNPLLTYLEYPILIVQDIVLLLFIFHFNGNVKQALPYMAVFVSSWFILSLQKWIIDLAMNLCTVISAASKFAQLQYLWKAQDSGAVSALTWGLSAYTCAKPAKGTFVYKGVLPCYPRVLFTKEGC